From a region of the Nocardia sp. XZ_19_385 genome:
- a CDS encoding phosphoenolpyruvate synthase, which yields MQVLGPWTDQATITALAGGKARGLHSVHNGGFRVPEWVVLGTDVFERFAAEAGLDTAVAEFAALDDLDKALAAGAALRADVTAADLSEAVRELIGQAYERLGSGSIAVRSSVLAEDGARHSYAGQFDSYLNVNGPGAVLDRVRDCWASAFSERSIRYSFAQQQPRAGAAAVVLQQLVAARASGVVCSANPITGAPDEVVISAVYGLGEGLVSGAVDADSVIVEKSTGTVLETVLGDKDRSYAPAAEQGCLVREVDPEDRERPVLSAAELAELTKLARRLESDHGTPQDIEWAIDDTGIWVLQSRPITTAVRGGVDARWAAAVIQGAGESVPEGELRIWDNANIIESFSGLTSPLTYTTAAEIYGRVYDGYARSLRVRGRQLRQVEQWTPVLLGSFHGRVYYNLLHWYRMVGIAPGYRLNRKVLEAALGVEEPLADDIANTLRPFTFRTPIGRIWSRAATTVRYLRRLFGIDDMVERFLTDFYRVYDEYDARDYTGMSGDQAYRAYREVDRDLVARWGPLMVLDAILLTCTGSLFVLTKLLLPKAPEWLGLTLVGPGADIESAEPARAMTALAERVGTDPTLTELVNSTPPQELYGKLAEHPEFGAEVEAYLDRYGYRSLDELKLETPDLREDPASLFIMLRSTLATLRQHGRAGVDRRAEAEAYLDANLRGVRRRIFERLRGKVSRCAAHRERVRFCRTRAFGMVKRMIRAMGRDLVARDLLDEFGDVFYLTVQELRGCYDGAEPGDLRKLVTARKAQRAKDAELVAPSRFVTIGSSFGRAELAGQGWVPVTEIPAATAGTVLAGTPSAAGAATGSAVVVDEPRDIAGGILVAYRTDPGWVAALPSAAALVIERGSPLTHVAIVAREMGVPTVVQVKDVTKKVRTGMRLRVDGSAGTVTVLPGEGTADGT from the coding sequence GTGCAGGTACTGGGTCCATGGACCGATCAGGCCACGATCACCGCGCTGGCCGGCGGTAAGGCGCGCGGTTTGCACAGCGTGCACAACGGCGGTTTCCGGGTGCCGGAGTGGGTGGTGCTCGGCACCGATGTCTTCGAACGGTTCGCCGCCGAGGCGGGGCTGGACACGGCGGTCGCCGAGTTCGCCGCGTTGGACGATCTGGACAAAGCCTTGGCAGCGGGGGCGGCGCTGCGCGCGGACGTCACCGCGGCCGACCTATCCGAGGCCGTGCGGGAGCTGATTGGGCAGGCGTATGAGCGGCTCGGCTCGGGGTCGATCGCGGTGCGGTCCTCGGTGCTGGCCGAGGACGGCGCGCGCCACTCCTACGCAGGCCAGTTCGATTCATATCTGAATGTCAACGGCCCCGGCGCAGTGCTGGATCGGGTGCGTGATTGCTGGGCGTCGGCGTTCTCTGAACGGTCCATCCGCTACAGCTTCGCCCAGCAGCAACCCCGGGCGGGCGCCGCGGCCGTAGTGCTGCAGCAGCTGGTGGCGGCGCGGGCCAGCGGGGTCGTGTGCAGCGCTAACCCGATCACCGGCGCGCCGGACGAGGTGGTGATCAGCGCGGTCTACGGGCTGGGGGAGGGCCTGGTCTCGGGCGCGGTGGACGCCGATTCGGTGATCGTGGAGAAATCCACCGGGACCGTGCTGGAGACCGTCCTCGGGGACAAGGACCGCAGCTACGCGCCCGCGGCCGAACAGGGTTGCCTGGTCCGCGAGGTCGATCCGGAGGACCGGGAGCGGCCGGTGCTCAGCGCCGCCGAGTTGGCCGAGCTCACCAAGCTGGCGCGCCGCCTCGAAAGCGACCACGGCACGCCGCAGGACATCGAATGGGCGATCGACGACACCGGCATCTGGGTGCTGCAATCGCGGCCGATCACGACCGCGGTGCGCGGCGGTGTGGATGCGCGCTGGGCTGCCGCGGTCATCCAAGGCGCGGGGGAGTCGGTGCCCGAGGGTGAGCTGCGAATCTGGGACAACGCCAACATCATCGAGAGTTTCAGCGGGCTCACCTCGCCGCTGACCTATACGACGGCCGCCGAAATCTACGGCCGGGTGTATGACGGTTACGCGCGGTCGCTGCGAGTGCGCGGCCGGCAACTGCGGCAGGTCGAGCAATGGACTCCGGTGCTGCTCGGCTCTTTTCACGGCCGGGTGTACTACAACCTGCTGCACTGGTATCGGATGGTGGGTATCGCACCGGGATACCGTCTGAACCGGAAGGTGCTGGAGGCGGCGCTCGGCGTCGAGGAACCACTTGCCGACGACATCGCGAACACTCTGCGCCCCTTCACCTTCCGTACTCCGATCGGCCGCATCTGGTCTCGCGCCGCTACTACGGTGCGCTATCTGCGACGGCTGTTCGGGATCGATGACATGGTCGAGCGGTTCCTGACCGACTTCTACCGCGTCTACGACGAGTACGACGCGCGCGACTACACCGGCATGTCCGGTGATCAGGCCTACCGGGCCTACCGCGAGGTGGACCGGGACCTGGTAGCACGCTGGGGGCCGCTGATGGTGCTCGACGCCATCCTGCTGACCTGCACGGGGTCGTTGTTCGTGCTCACCAAGCTGCTCCTGCCGAAAGCGCCGGAATGGCTGGGCCTGACGCTGGTCGGGCCCGGCGCCGATATCGAATCGGCCGAACCCGCGCGGGCGATGACGGCGCTGGCCGAGCGCGTCGGCACCGACCCCACCTTGACCGAACTGGTGAATTCCACTCCGCCGCAGGAGCTTTACGGCAAACTCGCCGAGCATCCCGAGTTCGGAGCCGAGGTCGAGGCCTATCTCGACCGCTACGGCTACCGCAGCCTGGACGAACTGAAACTGGAAACACCGGACCTGCGGGAGGATCCGGCGAGCCTGTTCATCATGCTGCGCAGCACCCTCGCGACGCTGCGGCAGCACGGACGCGCGGGGGTGGACCGCCGGGCCGAGGCCGAGGCCTATCTCGACGCCAACCTGCGCGGTGTGCGCCGCCGGATCTTCGAACGGTTGCGCGGCAAGGTATCCCGCTGCGCCGCCCATCGGGAGCGCGTGCGGTTCTGCCGCACAAGAGCTTTCGGGATGGTCAAGCGCATGATCCGGGCCATGGGCCGGGATCTGGTGGCGCGCGACCTGCTGGACGAGTTCGGTGACGTCTTCTACCTGACCGTGCAGGAACTGCGCGGGTGCTATGACGGCGCCGAACCCGGTGACCTGCGCAAGCTGGTCACCGCGCGAAAAGCGCAGCGCGCCAAGGATGCCGAGCTGGTCGCTCCGTCGCGGTTCGTCACGATCGGCTCGAGTTTCGGCCGGGCCGAACTGGCTGGCCAGGGCTGGGTGCCGGTCACCGAGATTCCGGCCGCGACCGCGGGTACGGTGCTGGCGGGCACCCCGTCGGCAGCCGGCGCCGCCACCGGCAGTGCTGTCGTGGTGGACGAGCCGCGCGATATCGCAGGAGGCATCCTGGTGGCCTATCGCACCGATCCTGGTTGGGTGGCGGCGCTGCCATCGGCGGCGGCGCTGGTGATCGAGCGTGGCAGTCCGCTCACCCACGTGGCGATCGTGGCGCGGGAAATGGGTGTACCGACCGTGGTGCAGGTGAAGGACGTGACGAAAAAGGTGCGCACGGGTATGCGGTTACGGGTCGACGGTTCCGCCGGGACCGTGACCGTGCTACCCGGGGAAGGTACGGCCGATGGAACCTGA
- a CDS encoding MYXO-CTERM sorting domain-containing protein — MASATGWARRTAICSVDSTSSSTGAVLAAAGAAGAVLSRPRRRRPPASLRPALSSDEEDDGSTG, encoded by the coding sequence ATGGCCAGCGCCACCGGGTGGGCCCGCCGGACCGCGATCTGCTCGGTCGATTCGACTTCTTCCTCCACCGGCGCGGTGCTGGCAGCAGCCGGCGCGGCAGGCGCGGTCTTGTCCCGGCCCCGGCGGCGGCGCCCGCCCGCTTCCTTGCGGCCCGCGCTGTCCTCGGACGAGGAAGACGACGGCTCCACCGGATAG
- a CDS encoding folylpolyglutamate synthase/dihydrofolate synthase family protein: MALVEAELDQRWPETKIEPSLTRIATLMDLLGSPQQSYPAIHIAGTNGKTSVTRMIDALLTALHRRTGRIVSPHLQLATERISIDNAPITPARYVEIFRELQPYIEMIDKQSADAGGPKMSKFEVLTGMAFAAFAEAPVDVAVVETGLGGTWDATNVIDGQVAVITPIGLDHTDYLGPDLTSIAGEKAGIIKRAPDDLLVPRDTVAVIAEQEPEAMEVLLRRAVEVDAAVAREGAEFRVQARQIAVGGQQLELQGLGGVYDEIFLPLHGEHQARNAALALAAVEAFFGAGKDRQLDIDAVRAGFAGVASPGRMERMRSAPTIFIDAAHNPHGAKALAATLTSEFDFRKLVGVVAVLADKDAAGILEALEPVFDEIVVTTNGSPRALDVDSLANLAVQRFGDERVVTADTLPDALETAIALAEEAGDTGEMVSGAGVVVTGSVVTAGAARSLFGKNPA; the protein is encoded by the coding sequence ATGGCGCTGGTGGAAGCCGAACTCGACCAGCGCTGGCCGGAAACCAAGATCGAGCCGTCGCTCACCCGCATCGCGACCCTGATGGATCTGCTCGGCTCGCCGCAGCAGAGCTACCCGGCCATCCACATCGCGGGCACCAACGGCAAGACCTCCGTCACCCGGATGATCGACGCCCTGCTGACGGCGCTGCACCGGCGCACCGGTCGCATCGTCAGCCCGCATCTGCAACTGGCGACCGAGCGGATCAGCATCGACAACGCGCCGATCACCCCGGCCCGGTACGTCGAGATCTTCCGGGAACTCCAGCCCTACATCGAGATGATCGACAAGCAGTCCGCGGATGCGGGCGGCCCCAAGATGAGCAAGTTCGAGGTGCTCACCGGCATGGCCTTCGCGGCCTTCGCCGAAGCCCCGGTCGATGTCGCGGTGGTGGAGACCGGCCTGGGCGGCACCTGGGACGCCACCAATGTGATCGACGGTCAGGTCGCGGTGATCACCCCGATCGGGCTGGACCACACCGACTACCTCGGCCCCGACCTCACCAGCATCGCCGGTGAGAAGGCGGGCATCATCAAGCGCGCCCCGGACGACCTGCTGGTCCCGCGCGACACCGTCGCGGTGATCGCCGAGCAGGAGCCGGAGGCGATGGAGGTGCTGCTGCGCCGTGCCGTCGAGGTCGACGCGGCCGTTGCCCGCGAGGGCGCGGAGTTCCGGGTGCAGGCCCGCCAGATCGCGGTCGGCGGACAGCAACTCGAACTGCAGGGTCTCGGCGGTGTCTACGACGAGATCTTCCTGCCGCTGCACGGCGAGCACCAGGCGCGCAATGCCGCGCTCGCGCTCGCCGCGGTCGAGGCGTTCTTCGGCGCGGGCAAGGACCGGCAGCTCGACATCGACGCGGTACGAGCGGGATTCGCCGGTGTCGCCAGCCCGGGCCGGATGGAACGCATGCGCAGCGCGCCGACCATCTTCATCGACGCCGCGCACAACCCGCACGGCGCCAAGGCGCTCGCCGCCACGCTCACCTCGGAGTTCGACTTCCGCAAGCTGGTCGGCGTCGTCGCGGTGCTCGCGGACAAGGACGCCGCGGGCATCCTGGAAGCGCTGGAGCCGGTGTTCGACGAGATCGTGGTCACCACCAACGGCTCGCCGCGCGCCCTCGACGTCGACAGCCTCGCGAACCTCGCGGTGCAGCGGTTCGGCGACGAACGCGTCGTCACCGCCGACACCCTGCCCGACGCCCTGGAAACCGCCATCGCCCTCGCCGAAGAAGCAGGCGACACGGGGGAGATGGTCTCCGGCGCCGGCGTCGTGGTGACCGGTTCGGTCGTCACCGCGGGCGCGGCCCGCTCCCTGTTCGGAAAAAACCCAGCGTAA
- the rplU gene encoding 50S ribosomal protein L21 yields MATYAIVKTGGKQYKVAVGDLVKVEKIEGKPGTAVALSPVLVVDGSDLTTDADKLAKVSVAAEVVEHTKGPKIRIHKFKNKTGYHKRQGHRQPLTVIKVTGIK; encoded by the coding sequence ATGGCAACGTACGCGATCGTCAAGACCGGCGGAAAGCAGTACAAGGTCGCGGTCGGTGACCTGGTGAAGGTGGAGAAGATCGAGGGCAAGCCCGGCACCGCCGTGGCGCTGTCCCCGGTTCTCGTCGTCGACGGATCCGACCTGACCACCGACGCGGACAAGCTGGCCAAGGTCTCTGTGGCCGCTGAGGTCGTCGAGCACACCAAGGGCCCGAAGATCCGTATCCACAAGTTCAAGAACAAGACCGGCTACCACAAGCGCCAGGGTCACCGTCAGCCGCTGACGGTCATCAAGGTCACCGGCATCAAGTAA
- the ndk gene encoding nucleoside-diphosphate kinase, with protein MTEQTLVLIKPDGVSRGLTGEILARIERKGLKIVALEQKNVSDEVAKAHYAEHAEKPFFGSLIEFITSGPVVAAILEGPRAIPAFRQIAGGTDPVEKAVPGSIRGDFGLETQYNLVHGSDSPESAKREIALWFPAFPA; from the coding sequence GTGACTGAACAGACGTTGGTACTCATCAAGCCGGACGGCGTTTCGCGCGGCTTGACCGGTGAGATCCTCGCCCGTATCGAGCGCAAGGGCCTCAAGATCGTGGCGCTCGAGCAGAAGAACGTGTCCGACGAGGTAGCCAAGGCGCATTACGCCGAACACGCCGAGAAGCCGTTTTTCGGCTCGCTGATCGAGTTCATCACGTCCGGCCCGGTGGTCGCGGCCATCCTGGAGGGCCCGCGCGCCATCCCCGCTTTCCGTCAGATCGCCGGCGGCACCGATCCCGTCGAGAAGGCCGTGCCCGGCAGCATCCGCGGCGACTTCGGCCTGGAAACCCAGTACAACCTGGTGCACGGCTCCGATTCCCCCGAATCCGCCAAGCGCGAGATCGCCCTCTGGTTCCCGGCCTTCCCGGCCTGA
- a CDS encoding ESX secretion-associated protein EspG, producing the protein MGWIFTPDEFAHLWRETELDRHPYPLRILETPRTEDAAHKLRLQLAERLPLGSDPDLTACLRILAAPHTRIVAIGGAHTPGSELRLLACVVYDRAVLAVQEPGMRPDFGGRVNISIGRSDKLGARIAALLPKAPAGREPSRAAAAEAVRDAEAVTPQPGATPIRRLLLKPHTAEGHIRIEARLDRSDPTPPVHYTWIDVQGDGRYLIKAGATVHIVPASADQLASQLQKRIPSQKR; encoded by the coding sequence GTGGGTTGGATCTTCACTCCGGACGAGTTCGCCCACCTGTGGCGCGAAACCGAACTGGATCGTCATCCCTACCCTTTGCGCATCCTGGAAACGCCGCGCACCGAGGACGCGGCGCACAAGCTGCGGCTACAACTCGCGGAGCGATTACCACTGGGCAGTGATCCCGACCTGACCGCGTGCCTGCGGATCCTCGCCGCACCGCACACCCGGATCGTGGCCATCGGCGGCGCACACACCCCCGGCAGCGAACTGCGGCTACTCGCGTGCGTGGTCTACGACCGTGCGGTGCTCGCCGTGCAGGAACCCGGGATGCGACCGGATTTCGGTGGGCGCGTGAACATTTCGATCGGGCGCAGCGACAAACTCGGCGCCCGGATCGCGGCGTTGCTGCCCAAGGCCCCGGCCGGGCGGGAGCCCTCCCGCGCCGCCGCCGCCGAAGCCGTGCGGGACGCCGAAGCCGTCACGCCGCAACCCGGGGCGACCCCGATCCGCAGGCTGCTGCTCAAACCCCATACCGCCGAAGGACATATCCGCATCGAGGCCCGGCTGGACCGCTCCGACCCCACGCCGCCCGTCCACTACACCTGGATCGATGTGCAGGGCGACGGGCGCTACCTCATCAAAGCCGGTGCCACGGTGCACATCGTCCCGGCCTCCGCCGACCAGCTCGCGAGCCAACTACAGAAACGCATTCCCAGCCAAAAACGTTGA
- a CDS encoding DUF4233 domain-containing protein, whose product MTEADENTVPAPATDPWKGFRGVMAGTLILEAIVVLLALPVLGAVGGGVTWISGTYCVVLALLMILGAGLQRRSWALPYNLGLQVLVLLGVFFHPSIGVIGVVFAVVWGFILILRNDVRRRMEAGLLPSQRIQR is encoded by the coding sequence GTGACTGAAGCTGACGAGAACACGGTGCCCGCCCCCGCGACGGACCCGTGGAAGGGCTTCCGCGGTGTCATGGCGGGCACGCTGATCCTCGAAGCCATCGTGGTGCTGCTGGCCCTGCCCGTGCTGGGCGCGGTTGGCGGCGGGGTGACGTGGATCTCGGGCACCTACTGCGTGGTGCTGGCGCTGCTGATGATCCTCGGCGCGGGCCTGCAGCGCCGGTCCTGGGCACTGCCGTACAACCTGGGATTGCAGGTGCTGGTCCTGCTCGGGGTGTTCTTCCACCCGTCCATCGGCGTCATCGGCGTGGTGTTCGCGGTGGTGTGGGGCTTCATCCTGATCCTGCGCAACGACGTCCGCCGCCGCATGGAAGCGGGTTTGCTGCCGAGCCAGCGCATCCAGCGCTGA
- the proB gene encoding glutamate 5-kinase, giving the protein MSEARQAIATARSVVVKIGSSALTSLQGGLDTERLDRLADAVEARMRAGSDVVVVSSGAIGAGLAPLGLASRPRDLATKQAAASVGQLALAHAWGTSFARYGRTVGQVLLVADDFSRREHHRNAQRTLDRLRSLGAVAVVNENDTVATEEIRFGDNDRLAALVAHLVGADALVLLSDVEGLYDGDPRKGAANFIPEVRGSADLDGVIAGSGGALGTGGMASKLSAARLAADAGVPVLLAAASEADVALTAGTVGTAFAARPVRLSARKFWVRHAADSRGALVLDDGAVQAIAERRRSLLAAGITAIRGQFSGGDVVDLIASDDRVVARGVVEYDSTELSTMLGRSTTDLPETMRRAVIHADDLVGI; this is encoded by the coding sequence CTGAGCGAGGCGCGGCAGGCGATCGCGACCGCGCGCAGTGTCGTGGTGAAGATCGGTTCGTCGGCGCTGACCAGTCTGCAAGGCGGGCTGGACACCGAGCGCCTGGATCGGCTGGCCGACGCGGTGGAGGCCCGCATGCGCGCGGGCTCCGACGTGGTCGTGGTGTCCTCGGGCGCCATCGGCGCGGGTCTCGCGCCGCTCGGATTGGCCAGCCGCCCAAGGGATCTGGCGACCAAGCAGGCAGCGGCCAGTGTCGGCCAGCTGGCGCTGGCGCACGCCTGGGGCACCTCCTTCGCCCGCTACGGCCGCACGGTCGGTCAGGTCCTGCTCGTCGCCGACGACTTCTCCCGCCGGGAACACCACCGCAACGCCCAGCGCACTCTGGATCGGCTGCGCTCGCTCGGCGCGGTCGCGGTGGTGAACGAAAACGACACTGTCGCAACCGAAGAGATCCGTTTCGGTGACAACGACCGGCTGGCCGCCTTGGTCGCGCATCTGGTTGGCGCGGACGCCCTGGTCCTGCTCTCCGATGTCGAAGGTCTCTACGACGGCGACCCGCGCAAGGGCGCCGCGAACTTCATCCCCGAGGTGCGCGGTAGCGCCGACCTCGACGGCGTAATCGCCGGTAGCGGTGGAGCTTTGGGCACCGGCGGCATGGCCTCGAAACTTTCCGCCGCGCGCCTGGCCGCCGACGCCGGTGTCCCGGTCCTCTTGGCCGCGGCGTCCGAAGCGGATGTCGCCCTGACGGCGGGCACCGTGGGCACGGCCTTCGCCGCCCGCCCGGTCCGCCTGTCCGCCCGCAAGTTCTGGGTCCGGCACGCCGCCGACAGCCGCGGCGCGCTGGTCCTGGACGACGGTGCGGTGCAGGCCATAGCCGAACGCCGCCGCTCCCTGCTGGCCGCGGGCATCACAGCTATTCGCGGCCAATTCTCCGGCGGTGACGTCGTCGACCTCATCGCCTCCGATGACCGCGTCGTGGCCCGCGGTGTCGTCGAATACGACAGCACCGAACTATCGACGATGCTCGGCCGCTCCACGACTGATCTCCCAGAAACCATGCGCCGCGCGGTAATTCACGCCGACGACCTGGTCGGTATCTGA
- the obgE gene encoding GTPase ObgE — MSKFIDRVVLHVSAGKGGHGCSSVRREKFMPLGGPDGGNGGNGGDVILEVDPNVHTLLDFHFHPHAKAGNGKPGEGSNKDGKRGEPLVLKVPDGTVVVGRDGEVLADLVGAGNQYIAARGGRGGLGNASLASKARKAPGFALLGEDGDEGDVVLELKSLADVGLVGFPSAGKSSLVSVLSAAKPKIADYPFTTLVPNLGVVSSGDTTFVIADVPGLIPGASDGRGLGLDFLRHLERCAVLAHVVDCATLEPGRDPVSDVDALEAELAAYKPELSADTGLGDLADRPRVVILNKTDVPDAKELAEMVAPEFTARGWPVFEISAVTHQGLRPLTFALAEMVLQYREAHPKAAPKRPVIRPIATDATGFSVILDPDEEGGFIVRGVQPERWVKQTQFDNDEAVGYLADRLARLGVEEALVKKGAKPGAPVTIGDVTFEWEPAISAGVDMVPTGRGTDLRLEQDDRISAAERKHASRVRRGLVDEDGNEIKQDTKK; from the coding sequence ATGTCCAAATTCATCGACCGTGTCGTGCTTCATGTCAGTGCGGGCAAGGGCGGGCACGGGTGTTCCTCCGTCCGCCGGGAGAAGTTCATGCCGCTCGGCGGGCCGGACGGTGGCAATGGTGGCAACGGTGGGGATGTGATCCTCGAGGTCGATCCCAACGTGCACACGCTGCTGGACTTCCACTTCCACCCGCATGCCAAGGCGGGCAACGGCAAGCCCGGTGAGGGCAGCAACAAAGACGGCAAGCGCGGCGAACCGCTGGTGCTGAAGGTGCCCGACGGCACCGTCGTGGTCGGCCGTGATGGTGAGGTACTCGCCGATCTGGTCGGTGCGGGCAACCAGTACATCGCAGCTCGTGGCGGTCGTGGCGGCTTGGGCAACGCGTCGCTTGCCTCCAAGGCGCGCAAGGCTCCCGGTTTCGCGCTGCTGGGCGAGGACGGCGACGAGGGCGATGTGGTCCTCGAGCTGAAATCGCTCGCCGATGTCGGGCTGGTCGGCTTCCCGTCCGCGGGTAAATCCTCGCTCGTGTCGGTGCTGTCGGCGGCCAAGCCGAAGATCGCCGACTATCCGTTCACCACGCTGGTGCCGAACCTCGGCGTGGTCTCCAGCGGTGACACCACCTTCGTCATCGCCGACGTGCCCGGTCTGATTCCGGGTGCCAGCGATGGTCGCGGCCTGGGTCTGGACTTCCTGCGTCATCTGGAACGCTGCGCGGTGCTCGCGCACGTCGTCGACTGCGCGACGCTGGAGCCGGGTCGCGATCCGGTCTCCGATGTCGATGCGCTGGAAGCCGAGCTGGCCGCCTACAAGCCGGAGCTGTCCGCCGACACCGGCCTCGGCGATCTGGCCGACCGGCCGCGGGTGGTCATCCTCAACAAGACCGACGTGCCCGACGCCAAAGAGCTGGCCGAGATGGTCGCCCCCGAATTCACGGCCCGTGGCTGGCCGGTGTTCGAGATCTCCGCGGTGACGCACCAGGGTTTGCGGCCGTTGACCTTCGCGCTCGCCGAGATGGTGCTCCAGTACCGCGAGGCGCATCCGAAGGCGGCGCCGAAGCGTCCGGTGATCCGTCCGATCGCCACCGACGCGACCGGTTTCAGCGTCATCCTCGATCCGGACGAGGAAGGCGGCTTCATCGTGCGCGGCGTACAGCCCGAGCGGTGGGTCAAGCAGACACAGTTCGACAACGACGAGGCCGTGGGCTACCTGGCCGACCGGCTGGCTCGCCTCGGAGTCGAGGAAGCACTGGTCAAGAAGGGCGCCAAGCCGGGCGCGCCGGTCACCATCGGCGATGTCACCTTCGAGTGGGAGCCGGCGATCTCGGCGGGTGTCGATATGGTGCCCACCGGTCGTGGCACCGACCTGCGGCTCGAGCAGGACGACCGGATCAGCGCCGCCGAACGCAAGCACGCCTCGCGGGTGCGGCGTGGCCTGGTGGACGAGGACGGCAACGAAATCAAGCAGGACACCAAGAAGTAG
- the rpmA gene encoding 50S ribosomal protein L27, which translates to MAHKKGASSSRNGRDSNAQRLGVKRFGGQKVNAGEILVRQRGTHFHPGVNVGRGGDDTLFALAAGAVEFGTKRGRKTVNIVTPEPVQA; encoded by the coding sequence ATGGCACACAAGAAGGGCGCATCCAGCTCCCGGAACGGTCGCGATTCGAACGCCCAGCGCCTCGGCGTCAAGCGGTTCGGCGGCCAGAAGGTCAACGCCGGCGAGATCCTGGTCCGTCAGCGTGGCACCCACTTCCACCCCGGCGTTAACGTCGGTCGTGGCGGCGACGACACCCTGTTCGCCCTCGCGGCGGGCGCGGTCGAGTTCGGCACCAAGCGTGGCCGCAAGACCGTCAACATCGTTACCCCGGAGCCGGTGCAGGCCTGA